A single region of the Accipiter gentilis chromosome 6, bAccGen1.1, whole genome shotgun sequence genome encodes:
- the PASK gene encoding PAS domain-containing serine/threonine-protein kinase isoform X5 translates to MAAKAYSSSEGGLRPSPIGLVLALLNDSDKLSRSYPWDRKSRKSQLSELCRLRTSLSGEKWSSYCLSSLAARNICTSKTGNSWAQWASASLSTSIGSSASCSFLHGLAVEESSQHLPTAARNPNKAIFTVDVNTTEILVANDKACKLLGCSSQEVIGQKLSCLISKSSQEVWEAVGEEYIETDECSSVVSGTVVDIIGRLKEKIPVSVWLRRIRSKDSQCCVVVLEPVERLSASVSFRVDGEITSCDLLFAHLHGYPTLEEVVGLHIKDLIPSVQIPPLDKKIPKNLRIQRAVGRSREGNAFPLSLKLQVSLLEEDQAAVQKDGVPQTEKEGSFTGYHYSATVVVFSTISGLVTVESDGTICGIKDSFALMLFGYEKKELLGKNITFLIPGFYNNMERSSDYSLPLPPLDDSVGTAGECIFEDVTACHTTGSGCWNKDSSFLAASLASLLSRDEEQKLQQRRKDDKLIHDETKQKNGTGLFSTLSPSSVASTPSNSKESIATNELSAHHREPYPETWLDRIRAVEQYRTVEMAGSNNSEKMLSARLSPMSSDSEQLDLGQNMKITVRSSDSAVSGASETQNASETSILPNQLQVHHQDLKKVNCQQVCRLPYEMLKHQHSTDAWEQASSANVAWSPVCSRLEGNLDTASYGPIKLSSDVTCNSPGTPTIDEPLSGATLDYQQGFQNHMVTGQLSKTNLMCDAKHSSLEHVVVENCLLNDASSFFANGRNTIHDVCSGNKMGCSASAPGVATSSEDVKESDTELNCVCSGLEVLGLNIDVKENSDNCLGITAALAGASSTNAADLAVGNMLTEKNSAFSTGQEKQLLNGVAIEDGSGCLASRRHVENSEESSKALLEKPETRAETVGDNFNRNPLKSKGSPEEDCQLHGQQNMEIKVTSTPVKQEGRLNPAAPLTLEILEGSYTGNCCHRDGSQLSILFEVKRVELQGGTILFCVWVVKDLLQSQKEAVAKRQLLLSSLASSAQSIADLSTNNLGESIRSTSLFENSRRAEELEGLRACEGEYAKNYNTLHLIGKGSFGFVWTARGKKDHQEVVVKFIWKERVLEDCWVDDPDLGRVTQEIAILLKLQHPSIIKVLDVFENEHFFQLVMEKHGSGLDLFTFIDNQPNLDEPLASYIFRQLVSAVGYLHCRNILHRDIKDENIVIAEDFTIKLVDFGSAAYLEPGKLFYTFCGTIEYCSPEVLSGKPYVTL, encoded by the exons ATGGCAGCCAAGGCTTATAGCTCCTCTGAAGGGGGCCTTCGGCCTTCACCAATAGGCTTAGTCCTTGCTCTCTTGAATGACTCTGATAAGCTAAGTAGATCATACCCCTGggacagaaaaagcaggaaaagtcaGCTCTCTGAACTCTGCCGTCTTAGAACATCTCTTTCTG GGGAGAAATGGAGCTCTTACTGTTTGTCTTCACTGGCAGCTCGTAACATTTGTACTAGCAAAACTGGTAACTCATGGGCTCAATGGGCTTCTGCCTCTCTCTCCACTTCCATTGGAAGTTCTGCTTCTTGCTCCTTCTTGCATGGCCTCGCCGTGGAGGAATCCAGCCAGCACCTCCCAACTGCTGCACGCAATCCAAACAAAGCCATCTTCACCGTGGATGTCAACACAACAGAG atCCTAGTGGCTAATGACAAAGCCTGCAAGCTGCTTGGGTGCAGTAGTCAGGAAGTCATTGGTCAAAAGCTGTCCTGCTTGATATCCAAATCCAGTCAAGAAGTATGGGAAGCTGTGGGTGAGGAGTACATAGAAACTGATGAATGTTCATCGGTGGTTTCAGGAACTGTG GTGGATATTATAGGCCGTCTCAAAGAGAAGATCCCTGTCTCGGTCTGGCTGAGGCGAATAAGAAGCAAGGACAGCCAGTGTTGTGTGGTTGTGCTGGAACCAGTGGAAAGACTTTCAGCTTCTGTTTCCTTCAGGGTTGAC GGAGAGATTACATCATGTGACCTCCTTTTTGCCCACCTCCATGGCTACCCAACATTGGAAGAAGTAGTTGGGCTCCACATAAAGGACCTGATTCCTTCTGTGCAGATCCCTCCTCtagacaaaaaaatcccaaag aACCTCAGGATCCAGCGAGCTGTAGGCCGATCCAGAGAGGGTAATGCATTTCCTCTCAGTTTAAAGCTGCAAGTAAGCCTTCTGGAGGAGGACCAAGCAGCAGTGCAGAAAGATGGTGTTccgcagacagaaaaagaaggcTCTTTCACAGGCTATCATTACTCTGCTACAGTCGTGGTTTTCTCCACCATCAGTGGTCTTGTTACTGTCGAGTCAGATGGAACCATCTGTGGCATCAAGGATAGTTTTGCTTTAATGCTCTTCGGCTATGAGAAGAAAGAACTGTTGGGAAAG AACATTACATTCCTGATCCCTGGTTTCTATAACAACATGGAGAGAAGCAGTGACTATTCTTTGCCATTACCTCCTCTTGACGACTCCGTGGGGACAGCGGGTGAGTGCATCTTTGAAGATGTTACTGCCTGCCATACAACTGGCTCTGGCTGCTGGAACAAAG ACAGCAGCTTCTTGGCTGCATCTTTAGCAAGCCTTCTGTCAAGAGATGAAGAGCAGAAATTACAACAAAGACGCAAAGACGACAAATTAATACATGatgaaactaaacaaaagaatGGGACTGGTTTATTTTCTACTCTCTCACCTTCTTCAGTGGCATCCACACCCTCTAATAG CAAAGAGAGCATTGCTACCAATGAGCTGTCAGCCCACCATAGAGAGCCTTACCCTGAAACCTGGCTTGACAGAATCAGAGCAGTGGAACAGTATAGAACAGTGGAAATGGCAGGatcaaataattctgaaaagaTGCTCTCTGCAAGGCTCTCGCCCATGTCATCTGATTCAGAACAGTTGGATTTAGGTCAGAACATGAAGATTACAGTAAGAAGCAGTGACAGTGCAGTATCTGGTGCATCTGAGACTCAAAATGCCAGTGAGACTAGTATCTTGCCTAACCAACTACAAGTTCATCATCAAGACCTCAAGAAAGTAAATTGTCAGCAGGTCTGTAGATTACCATATGAAATGCTGAAGCATCAGCACTCCACTGATGCCTGGGAACAGGCTTCTTCAGCAAATGTTGCCTGGTCGCCTGTTTGTTCTAGACTAGAAGGCAATCTAGATACTGCATCCTATGGCCCAATTAAGCTGTCTTCTGATGTTACTTGTAACTCACCTGGAACACCAACAATAGATGAACCATTGTCTGGGGCAACACTGGACTACCAACAAGGCTTTCAAAACCACATGGTTACAGGGCAGCTGTCAAAAACAAACTTGATGTGTGATGCAAAACATTCCAGCCTTGAGCATGTTGTTGTTGAAAACTGCCTGCTAAATGATGCTTCATCCTTCTTTGCAAATGGAAGAAATACTATCCATGATGTTTGCTCAGGAAATAAAATGGGTTGCAGTGCTTCTGCACCAGGAGTTGCCACATCCTCTGAAGATGTTAAAGAATCAGACACTGAGCTGAACTGTGTTTGCTCTGGTCTTGAGGTACTGGGTCTGAATATTGATGTCAAGGAGAACTCAGACAATTGTTTAGGTATTACTGCAGCTCTTGCAGGAGCATCCTCCACTAATGCAGCAGACTTGGCTGTAGGCAATATGCTAACTGAGAAAAACAGTGCCTTTTCAACTGGGcaagaaaagcagctgttgaATGGTGTTGCCATAGAAGATGGTTCTGGGTGCCTGGCCTCCCGAAGGCATGTAGAAAACTCTGAGGAATCCTCCAAAGCACTTCTTGAGAAGCCTGAAACTCGTGCAGAGACTGTGGGGGACAACTTCAACAGAAACCCACTGAAAAGCAAAGGTAGTCCTGAAGAAGACTGTCAGTTGCATGGGCAGCAAAATATGGAGATAAAAGTAACATCGACCCCGGTGAAACAAGAAGGAAGGCTGAATCCAGCAGCTCCTTTGACCTTGGAGATTCTAGAAGGCAGCTACACTGGGAATTGCTGCCACAGAGATGGTTCACAATTAA GTATACTCTTTGAAGTGAAACGTGTAGAACTGCAGGGAGGCACCATACTTTTCTGTGTCTGGGTGGTGAAAGACCTTCTACAGAGCCAGAAGGAAGCTGTAGCAAAGAGACAGCTTTTGCTCTCCAGTCTAGCAAGCTCTGCCCAGTCTATTGCTGATCTTTCCACAAATAACCTTGGAGAA TCCATCAGATCAACCTCACTTTTTGAGAATTCCCGAAGAGCTGAAGAGCTTGAAGGATTAAGGGCATGTGAGGGAGAATACGCAAAAAATTACAACACTCTCCATCTTATTGGCAAAGGATCTTTTGGCTTTGTCTGGACTGCCAGGGGCAAGAAAGATCACCAGGAG GTTGTCGTAAAGTTCATCTGGAAGGAGAGGGTGCTTGAGGACTGCTGGGTAGATGATCCTGATCTGGGGAGAGTTACTCAAGAAATTGCAATTCTGTTGAAGCTGCAGCACCCCAGTATCATTAAG GTGCTGGATGTATTTGAAAATGAACACTTCTTCCAGCTGGTGATGGAGAAGCATGGATCTGGTCTGGATCTCTTTACATTCATTGATAATCAGCCTAACTTGGATGAGCCATTAGCAAGCTATATATTCAGACAG ctTGTATCAGCTGTTGGGTATCTCCACTGTAGAAACATCCTTCACAGAGATATCAAGGATGAAAACATTGTCATTGCTGAAGATTTCACAATTAAATTAGTGGACTTTGGTTCAGCTGCCTACCTGGAACCCGGCAAATTGTTTTATACCTTCTGTGGAACAATTGAATACTGCTCACCAGAAGTGCTGTCTGGCAAACCGTACGTCAccctctga
- the PASK gene encoding PAS domain-containing serine/threonine-protein kinase isoform X7, with product MAAKAYSSSEGGLRPSPIGLVLALLNDSDKLSRSYPWDRKSRKSQLSELCRLRTSLSGEKWSSYCLSSLAARNICTSKTGNSWAQWASASLSTSIGSSASCSFLHGLAVEESSQHLPTAARNPNKAIFTVDVNTTEILVANDKACKLLGCSSQEVIGQKLSCLISKSSQEVWEAVGEEYIETDECSSVVSGTVVDIIGRLKEKIPVSVWLRRIRSKDSQCCVVVLEPVERLSASVSFRVDGEITSCDLLFAHLHGYPTLEEVVGLHIKDLIPSVQIPPLDKKIPKNLRIQRAVGRSREGNAFPLSLKLQVSLLEEDQAAVQKDGVPQTEKEGSFTGYHYSATVVVFSTISGLVTVESDGTICGIKDSFALMLFGYEKKELLGKNITFLIPGFYNNMERSSDYSLPLPPLDDSVGTAGECIFEDVTACHTTGSGCWNKDSSFLAASLASLLSRDEEQKLQQRRKDDKLIHDETKQKNGTGLFSTLSPSSVASTPSNSKESIATNELSAHHREPYPETWLDRIRAVEQYRTVEMAGSNNSEKMLSARLSPMSSDSEQLDLGQNMKITVRSSDSAVSGASETQNASETSILPNQLQVHHQDLKKVNCQQVCRLPYEMLKHQHSTDAWEQASSANVAWSPVCSRLEGNLDTASYGPIKLSSDVTCNSPGTPTIDEPLSGATLDYQQGFQNHMVTGQLSKTNLMCDAKHSSLEHVVVENCLLNDASSFFANGRNTIHDVCSGNKMGCSASAPGVATSSEDVKESDTELNCVCSGLEVLGLNIDVKENSDNCLGITAALAGASSTNAADLAVGNMLTEKNSAFSTGQEKQLLNGVAIEDGSGCLASRRHVENSEESSKALLEKPETRAETVGDNFNRNPLKSKGSPEEDCQLHGQQNMEIKVTSTPVKQEGRLNPAAPLTLEILEGSYTGNCCHRDGSQLSILFEVKRVELQGGTILFCVWVVKDLLQSQKEAVAKRQLLLSSLASSAQSIADLSTNNLGESIRSTSLFENSRRAEELEGLRACEGEYAKNYNTLHLIGKGSFGFVWTARGKKDHQEVVVKFIWKERVLEDCWVDDPDLGRVTQEIAILLKLQHPSIIKVLDVFENEHFFQLVMEKHGSGLDLFTFIDNQPNLDEPLASYIFRQVRAGNVQLLCAACISCWVSPL from the exons ATGGCAGCCAAGGCTTATAGCTCCTCTGAAGGGGGCCTTCGGCCTTCACCAATAGGCTTAGTCCTTGCTCTCTTGAATGACTCTGATAAGCTAAGTAGATCATACCCCTGggacagaaaaagcaggaaaagtcaGCTCTCTGAACTCTGCCGTCTTAGAACATCTCTTTCTG GGGAGAAATGGAGCTCTTACTGTTTGTCTTCACTGGCAGCTCGTAACATTTGTACTAGCAAAACTGGTAACTCATGGGCTCAATGGGCTTCTGCCTCTCTCTCCACTTCCATTGGAAGTTCTGCTTCTTGCTCCTTCTTGCATGGCCTCGCCGTGGAGGAATCCAGCCAGCACCTCCCAACTGCTGCACGCAATCCAAACAAAGCCATCTTCACCGTGGATGTCAACACAACAGAG atCCTAGTGGCTAATGACAAAGCCTGCAAGCTGCTTGGGTGCAGTAGTCAGGAAGTCATTGGTCAAAAGCTGTCCTGCTTGATATCCAAATCCAGTCAAGAAGTATGGGAAGCTGTGGGTGAGGAGTACATAGAAACTGATGAATGTTCATCGGTGGTTTCAGGAACTGTG GTGGATATTATAGGCCGTCTCAAAGAGAAGATCCCTGTCTCGGTCTGGCTGAGGCGAATAAGAAGCAAGGACAGCCAGTGTTGTGTGGTTGTGCTGGAACCAGTGGAAAGACTTTCAGCTTCTGTTTCCTTCAGGGTTGAC GGAGAGATTACATCATGTGACCTCCTTTTTGCCCACCTCCATGGCTACCCAACATTGGAAGAAGTAGTTGGGCTCCACATAAAGGACCTGATTCCTTCTGTGCAGATCCCTCCTCtagacaaaaaaatcccaaag aACCTCAGGATCCAGCGAGCTGTAGGCCGATCCAGAGAGGGTAATGCATTTCCTCTCAGTTTAAAGCTGCAAGTAAGCCTTCTGGAGGAGGACCAAGCAGCAGTGCAGAAAGATGGTGTTccgcagacagaaaaagaaggcTCTTTCACAGGCTATCATTACTCTGCTACAGTCGTGGTTTTCTCCACCATCAGTGGTCTTGTTACTGTCGAGTCAGATGGAACCATCTGTGGCATCAAGGATAGTTTTGCTTTAATGCTCTTCGGCTATGAGAAGAAAGAACTGTTGGGAAAG AACATTACATTCCTGATCCCTGGTTTCTATAACAACATGGAGAGAAGCAGTGACTATTCTTTGCCATTACCTCCTCTTGACGACTCCGTGGGGACAGCGGGTGAGTGCATCTTTGAAGATGTTACTGCCTGCCATACAACTGGCTCTGGCTGCTGGAACAAAG ACAGCAGCTTCTTGGCTGCATCTTTAGCAAGCCTTCTGTCAAGAGATGAAGAGCAGAAATTACAACAAAGACGCAAAGACGACAAATTAATACATGatgaaactaaacaaaagaatGGGACTGGTTTATTTTCTACTCTCTCACCTTCTTCAGTGGCATCCACACCCTCTAATAG CAAAGAGAGCATTGCTACCAATGAGCTGTCAGCCCACCATAGAGAGCCTTACCCTGAAACCTGGCTTGACAGAATCAGAGCAGTGGAACAGTATAGAACAGTGGAAATGGCAGGatcaaataattctgaaaagaTGCTCTCTGCAAGGCTCTCGCCCATGTCATCTGATTCAGAACAGTTGGATTTAGGTCAGAACATGAAGATTACAGTAAGAAGCAGTGACAGTGCAGTATCTGGTGCATCTGAGACTCAAAATGCCAGTGAGACTAGTATCTTGCCTAACCAACTACAAGTTCATCATCAAGACCTCAAGAAAGTAAATTGTCAGCAGGTCTGTAGATTACCATATGAAATGCTGAAGCATCAGCACTCCACTGATGCCTGGGAACAGGCTTCTTCAGCAAATGTTGCCTGGTCGCCTGTTTGTTCTAGACTAGAAGGCAATCTAGATACTGCATCCTATGGCCCAATTAAGCTGTCTTCTGATGTTACTTGTAACTCACCTGGAACACCAACAATAGATGAACCATTGTCTGGGGCAACACTGGACTACCAACAAGGCTTTCAAAACCACATGGTTACAGGGCAGCTGTCAAAAACAAACTTGATGTGTGATGCAAAACATTCCAGCCTTGAGCATGTTGTTGTTGAAAACTGCCTGCTAAATGATGCTTCATCCTTCTTTGCAAATGGAAGAAATACTATCCATGATGTTTGCTCAGGAAATAAAATGGGTTGCAGTGCTTCTGCACCAGGAGTTGCCACATCCTCTGAAGATGTTAAAGAATCAGACACTGAGCTGAACTGTGTTTGCTCTGGTCTTGAGGTACTGGGTCTGAATATTGATGTCAAGGAGAACTCAGACAATTGTTTAGGTATTACTGCAGCTCTTGCAGGAGCATCCTCCACTAATGCAGCAGACTTGGCTGTAGGCAATATGCTAACTGAGAAAAACAGTGCCTTTTCAACTGGGcaagaaaagcagctgttgaATGGTGTTGCCATAGAAGATGGTTCTGGGTGCCTGGCCTCCCGAAGGCATGTAGAAAACTCTGAGGAATCCTCCAAAGCACTTCTTGAGAAGCCTGAAACTCGTGCAGAGACTGTGGGGGACAACTTCAACAGAAACCCACTGAAAAGCAAAGGTAGTCCTGAAGAAGACTGTCAGTTGCATGGGCAGCAAAATATGGAGATAAAAGTAACATCGACCCCGGTGAAACAAGAAGGAAGGCTGAATCCAGCAGCTCCTTTGACCTTGGAGATTCTAGAAGGCAGCTACACTGGGAATTGCTGCCACAGAGATGGTTCACAATTAA GTATACTCTTTGAAGTGAAACGTGTAGAACTGCAGGGAGGCACCATACTTTTCTGTGTCTGGGTGGTGAAAGACCTTCTACAGAGCCAGAAGGAAGCTGTAGCAAAGAGACAGCTTTTGCTCTCCAGTCTAGCAAGCTCTGCCCAGTCTATTGCTGATCTTTCCACAAATAACCTTGGAGAA TCCATCAGATCAACCTCACTTTTTGAGAATTCCCGAAGAGCTGAAGAGCTTGAAGGATTAAGGGCATGTGAGGGAGAATACGCAAAAAATTACAACACTCTCCATCTTATTGGCAAAGGATCTTTTGGCTTTGTCTGGACTGCCAGGGGCAAGAAAGATCACCAGGAG GTTGTCGTAAAGTTCATCTGGAAGGAGAGGGTGCTTGAGGACTGCTGGGTAGATGATCCTGATCTGGGGAGAGTTACTCAAGAAATTGCAATTCTGTTGAAGCTGCAGCACCCCAGTATCATTAAG GTGCTGGATGTATTTGAAAATGAACACTTCTTCCAGCTGGTGATGGAGAAGCATGGATCTGGTCTGGATCTCTTTACATTCATTGATAATCAGCCTAACTTGGATGAGCCATTAGCAAGCTATATATTCAGACAGGTGAGAGCTGGGAACGTACAGTTGCTATGTGCAG ctTGTATCAGCTGTTGGGTATCTCCACTGTAG
- the PASK gene encoding PAS domain-containing serine/threonine-protein kinase isoform X6: MAAKAYSSSEGGLRPSPIGLVLALLNDSDKLSRSYPWDRKSRKSQLSELCRLRTSLSGEKWSSYCLSSLAARNICTSKTGNSWAQWASASLSTSIGSSASCSFLHGLAVEESSQHLPTAARNPNKAIFTVDVNTTEILVANDKACKLLGCSSQEVIGQKLSCLISKSSQEVWEAVGEEYIETDECSSVVSGTVVDIIGRLKEKIPVSVWLRRIRSKDSQCCVVVLEPVERLSASVSFRVDGEITSCDLLFAHLHGYPTLEEVVGLHIKDLIPSVQIPPLDKKIPKNLRIQRAVGRSREGNAFPLSLKLQVSLLEEDQAAVQKDGVPQTEKEGSFTGYHYSATVVVFSTISGLVTVESDGTICGIKDSFALMLFGYEKKELLGKNITFLIPGFYNNMERSSDYSLPLPPLDDSVGTAGECIFEDVTACHTTGSGCWNKDSSFLAASLASLLSRDEEQKLQQRRKDDKLIHDETKQKNGTGLFSTLSPSSVASTPSNSKESIATNELSAHHREPYPETWLDRIRAVEQYRTVEMAGSNNSEKMLSARLSPMSSDSEQLDLGQNMKITVRSSDSAVSGASETQNASETSILPNQLQVHHQDLKKVNCQQVCRLPYEMLKHQHSTDAWEQASSANVAWSPVCSRLEGNLDTASYGPIKLSSDVTCNSPGTPTIDEPLSGATLDYQQGFQNHMVTGQLSKTNLMCDAKHSSLEHVVVENCLLNDASSFFANGRNTIHDVCSGNKMGCSASAPGVATSSEDVKESDTELNCVCSGLEVLGLNIDVKENSDNCLGITAALAGASSTNAADLAVGNMLTEKNSAFSTGQEKQLLNGVAIEDGSGCLASRRHVENSEESSKALLEKPETRAETVGDNFNRNPLKSKGSPEEDCQLHGQQNMEIKVTSTPVKQEGRLNPAAPLTLEILEGSYTGNCCHRDGSQLSILFEVKRVELQGGTILFCVWVVKDLLQSQKEAVAKRQLLLSSLASSAQSIADLSTNNLGESIRSTSLFENSRRAEELEGLRACEGEYAKNYNTLHLIGKGSFGFVWTARGKKDHQEVVVKFIWKERVLEDCWVDDPDLGRVTQEIAILLKLQHPSIIKVLDVFENEHFFQLVMEKHGSGLDLFTFIDNQPNLDEPLASYIFRQYWRHTVISFWRNQRTLQMKLG, translated from the exons ATGGCAGCCAAGGCTTATAGCTCCTCTGAAGGGGGCCTTCGGCCTTCACCAATAGGCTTAGTCCTTGCTCTCTTGAATGACTCTGATAAGCTAAGTAGATCATACCCCTGggacagaaaaagcaggaaaagtcaGCTCTCTGAACTCTGCCGTCTTAGAACATCTCTTTCTG GGGAGAAATGGAGCTCTTACTGTTTGTCTTCACTGGCAGCTCGTAACATTTGTACTAGCAAAACTGGTAACTCATGGGCTCAATGGGCTTCTGCCTCTCTCTCCACTTCCATTGGAAGTTCTGCTTCTTGCTCCTTCTTGCATGGCCTCGCCGTGGAGGAATCCAGCCAGCACCTCCCAACTGCTGCACGCAATCCAAACAAAGCCATCTTCACCGTGGATGTCAACACAACAGAG atCCTAGTGGCTAATGACAAAGCCTGCAAGCTGCTTGGGTGCAGTAGTCAGGAAGTCATTGGTCAAAAGCTGTCCTGCTTGATATCCAAATCCAGTCAAGAAGTATGGGAAGCTGTGGGTGAGGAGTACATAGAAACTGATGAATGTTCATCGGTGGTTTCAGGAACTGTG GTGGATATTATAGGCCGTCTCAAAGAGAAGATCCCTGTCTCGGTCTGGCTGAGGCGAATAAGAAGCAAGGACAGCCAGTGTTGTGTGGTTGTGCTGGAACCAGTGGAAAGACTTTCAGCTTCTGTTTCCTTCAGGGTTGAC GGAGAGATTACATCATGTGACCTCCTTTTTGCCCACCTCCATGGCTACCCAACATTGGAAGAAGTAGTTGGGCTCCACATAAAGGACCTGATTCCTTCTGTGCAGATCCCTCCTCtagacaaaaaaatcccaaag aACCTCAGGATCCAGCGAGCTGTAGGCCGATCCAGAGAGGGTAATGCATTTCCTCTCAGTTTAAAGCTGCAAGTAAGCCTTCTGGAGGAGGACCAAGCAGCAGTGCAGAAAGATGGTGTTccgcagacagaaaaagaaggcTCTTTCACAGGCTATCATTACTCTGCTACAGTCGTGGTTTTCTCCACCATCAGTGGTCTTGTTACTGTCGAGTCAGATGGAACCATCTGTGGCATCAAGGATAGTTTTGCTTTAATGCTCTTCGGCTATGAGAAGAAAGAACTGTTGGGAAAG AACATTACATTCCTGATCCCTGGTTTCTATAACAACATGGAGAGAAGCAGTGACTATTCTTTGCCATTACCTCCTCTTGACGACTCCGTGGGGACAGCGGGTGAGTGCATCTTTGAAGATGTTACTGCCTGCCATACAACTGGCTCTGGCTGCTGGAACAAAG ACAGCAGCTTCTTGGCTGCATCTTTAGCAAGCCTTCTGTCAAGAGATGAAGAGCAGAAATTACAACAAAGACGCAAAGACGACAAATTAATACATGatgaaactaaacaaaagaatGGGACTGGTTTATTTTCTACTCTCTCACCTTCTTCAGTGGCATCCACACCCTCTAATAG CAAAGAGAGCATTGCTACCAATGAGCTGTCAGCCCACCATAGAGAGCCTTACCCTGAAACCTGGCTTGACAGAATCAGAGCAGTGGAACAGTATAGAACAGTGGAAATGGCAGGatcaaataattctgaaaagaTGCTCTCTGCAAGGCTCTCGCCCATGTCATCTGATTCAGAACAGTTGGATTTAGGTCAGAACATGAAGATTACAGTAAGAAGCAGTGACAGTGCAGTATCTGGTGCATCTGAGACTCAAAATGCCAGTGAGACTAGTATCTTGCCTAACCAACTACAAGTTCATCATCAAGACCTCAAGAAAGTAAATTGTCAGCAGGTCTGTAGATTACCATATGAAATGCTGAAGCATCAGCACTCCACTGATGCCTGGGAACAGGCTTCTTCAGCAAATGTTGCCTGGTCGCCTGTTTGTTCTAGACTAGAAGGCAATCTAGATACTGCATCCTATGGCCCAATTAAGCTGTCTTCTGATGTTACTTGTAACTCACCTGGAACACCAACAATAGATGAACCATTGTCTGGGGCAACACTGGACTACCAACAAGGCTTTCAAAACCACATGGTTACAGGGCAGCTGTCAAAAACAAACTTGATGTGTGATGCAAAACATTCCAGCCTTGAGCATGTTGTTGTTGAAAACTGCCTGCTAAATGATGCTTCATCCTTCTTTGCAAATGGAAGAAATACTATCCATGATGTTTGCTCAGGAAATAAAATGGGTTGCAGTGCTTCTGCACCAGGAGTTGCCACATCCTCTGAAGATGTTAAAGAATCAGACACTGAGCTGAACTGTGTTTGCTCTGGTCTTGAGGTACTGGGTCTGAATATTGATGTCAAGGAGAACTCAGACAATTGTTTAGGTATTACTGCAGCTCTTGCAGGAGCATCCTCCACTAATGCAGCAGACTTGGCTGTAGGCAATATGCTAACTGAGAAAAACAGTGCCTTTTCAACTGGGcaagaaaagcagctgttgaATGGTGTTGCCATAGAAGATGGTTCTGGGTGCCTGGCCTCCCGAAGGCATGTAGAAAACTCTGAGGAATCCTCCAAAGCACTTCTTGAGAAGCCTGAAACTCGTGCAGAGACTGTGGGGGACAACTTCAACAGAAACCCACTGAAAAGCAAAGGTAGTCCTGAAGAAGACTGTCAGTTGCATGGGCAGCAAAATATGGAGATAAAAGTAACATCGACCCCGGTGAAACAAGAAGGAAGGCTGAATCCAGCAGCTCCTTTGACCTTGGAGATTCTAGAAGGCAGCTACACTGGGAATTGCTGCCACAGAGATGGTTCACAATTAA GTATACTCTTTGAAGTGAAACGTGTAGAACTGCAGGGAGGCACCATACTTTTCTGTGTCTGGGTGGTGAAAGACCTTCTACAGAGCCAGAAGGAAGCTGTAGCAAAGAGACAGCTTTTGCTCTCCAGTCTAGCAAGCTCTGCCCAGTCTATTGCTGATCTTTCCACAAATAACCTTGGAGAA TCCATCAGATCAACCTCACTTTTTGAGAATTCCCGAAGAGCTGAAGAGCTTGAAGGATTAAGGGCATGTGAGGGAGAATACGCAAAAAATTACAACACTCTCCATCTTATTGGCAAAGGATCTTTTGGCTTTGTCTGGACTGCCAGGGGCAAGAAAGATCACCAGGAG GTTGTCGTAAAGTTCATCTGGAAGGAGAGGGTGCTTGAGGACTGCTGGGTAGATGATCCTGATCTGGGGAGAGTTACTCAAGAAATTGCAATTCTGTTGAAGCTGCAGCACCCCAGTATCATTAAG GTGCTGGATGTATTTGAAAATGAACACTTCTTCCAGCTGGTGATGGAGAAGCATGGATCTGGTCTGGATCTCTTTACATTCATTGATAATCAGCCTAACTTGGATGAGCCATTAGCAAGCTATATATTCAGACAG TATTGGAGGCACACAGTAATATCCTTCTGGAGAAATCAAAGGACCCTCCAAATGAAGCTGGGATAA